In Oryza brachyantha chromosome 2, ObraRS2, whole genome shotgun sequence, a single window of DNA contains:
- the LOC102720770 gene encoding cyclin-dependent protein kinase inhibitor SMR6 → MGFQEVKRKLHLHGSVQVEGQADSGEKEEAVWVLAAGEMTLPLPVQLRPVKVSRRRRHGGGGGEGDEEDEEDEVTTPRGEGCRIPAEAATCPPAPKKPRAAAVSIVAGRRCNCDDGGDSLEFFRVPADLEAVFVNRVAKAN, encoded by the coding sequence ATGGGGTTCCAAGAAGTGAAGAGGAAGCTGCATCTCCATGGCAGCGTGCAAGTGGAAGGCCAAGCGGACAGCGGCGAGAAGGAGGAGGCAGTGTGGGTgctggccgccggcgagatgacgctgccgctgccggtgcAGCTCAGGCCTGTCAAGGtcagccggcgacggcggcacggcggcggcggcggcgagggtgacgaggaggacgaggaggacgaggtgACGACGCCGAGAGGGGAAGGGTGCAGGATACCGGCAGAGGCGGCGACGTGCCCGCCGGCGCCCAAGAagccgagggcggcggcggtgtcgatcgtcgccggccgccggtgcaactgcgacgacggcggcgactcgCTGGAGTTCTTCCGCGTGCCGGCGGATTTGGAGGCCGTATTTGTCAACCGAGTTGCAAAGgcaaattga